tgacttttgcgtagactccccggcaacggcgccagaaatcttcttgctacctcttgagcactgcgttggatttccttgaagaggaaaggatgatgcagcaaagtagcgtaagtatttctctcagtttttgagaaccagcgtatcaatccagtaggaggctacgcgcgagtcccttgtacctgcacaaaacaaataactcctcgcaaccaacgcgataaggggttgtcaatcccttcacggtcacttacgagagtgagatctgatagatatgataggataatatttttggtatttttgtaatagagatgcaaagtaatataaaagcaaagtaaaaaagcaaaggaaataactaagtattggaagattaatatgatgaagatagacccgggggccataggtttcactagtggtttctctcaagagaataagtattttacggtgggtgaatgaattactgttgagcaattgacagaactgagtatagttatgagaatatctaggtatgatcatgtatataggcatcacgtccgagacaagtagaccgactcctgcctgcatctactgctattactccactcatcgaccgctatccagcatgcatctagagtattaagttcatgaaaatagagtaacgccttaagaaagatgacatgatgtagatggataaattcatgcaatatgataaaaaaaccatcttgttatcctcgatggaaacaatacaatacgtgccttgttgcccctactgtcactgggaaaggacaccgcaagattgaacccaaagctaaacacttctcccattgcaagaaagatcaatctagtaggccaaactaaactaataattcaaagagacttgcaaagataaccaatcatacataaaagaattcagagaagattcaaatattgttcatagataatcttgatcataaacccacaattcatcagtctcaacaaacacaccacaaaaagaagattacatcgaatagatctccataagagagggggagaacattgtattgagatccaaaaagagagaagaagccatctagctactaactatggacccgaagatctgaggtaaactactcacacttcatcggagaggctatggtattgatgtagaagccctctgtgatggatgccccctccggcggagctccggaacaggccccaagatgggatctcgtggatacagaaggttgcagcggtggaattaggtttttggctNNNNNNNNNNNNNNNNNNNNNNNNNNNNNNNNNNNNNNNNNNNNNNNNNNNNNNNNNNNNNNNNNNNNNNNNNNNNNNNNNNNNNNNNNNNNNNNNNNNNNNNNNNNNNNNNNNNNNNNNNNNNNNNNNNNNNNNNNNNNNNNNNNNNNNNNNNNNNNNNNNNNNNNNNNNNNNNNNNNNNNNNNNNNNNNNNNNNNNNNNNNNNNNNNNNNNNNNNNNNNNNNNNNNNNNNNNNNNNNNNNNNNNNNNNNNNNNNNNNNNNNNNNNNNNgccccctacctcatggcttcctcctttatttcttgacgtgaggtccaagtctcctggatcatgttcgttccgaaaatcacgttcccgaaggtttcattccgtttggactccgtttgatattccttttctgtgaaactctgaaataggaaaaaaacagcaattctgggctgggcctccagttaataggttagtccccaaaataagataaaagtggataataaagcccaataatgtccaaaatagtagataatatagtatggagcaatcaaaaattatagatacgttggagacgtatcaccggcccGTCTTGGGGCCgtcctctggcagccggccgcttGAGCCAGCCAGCCATCAGAAGGCGGCGCTTCGTCCTTGacgcttgaggggcgcagccggcccgaTGTCTCGAAATGCTCAgtgactcgggttaggctacccatggcccattactccgacatcaaCCATGGCGATCATAAGTTTTACTTCTTATTGCTCTACATGTTGGTTAattcattcactcaatgttgctTTACACGTTATATAGTCAGCACATGTTGTCTTGTTGTACTACAGGACAGAGGGCGGGTCACTCACACACATTCATCGTTGGCTAAAACTCAAGGGGCAGTATGTGTGGAACGACATATGTCCATTCTGACTTGAGAATCGTGAATTGGGAAAACGATGATTTCGAAAAACTTGTTGAACATCAAGTTATTTTGGATGTAATATTTACATTTGAACTATTTTTGCACTAGGCATATTGCATGTTATTTATGGAAGAATCGTGATATTTTCTATAGTTATTTTGAGTGTTGCGGTCTTAGGAAAAAATAAGGGCAGACATTTAGGGGACAATATTGGATGGCCGGCTCCGGCATTAGCGTCCACATACATTTACAGGACCAGTCTGTCAACAAATAGTGTATTTGTTTTAGGGatcagtgttggagatgccctaagatcaTCAATGGCTTTAGGCGAAAGAAGGAGATCAACGCCGCGCTAGAGAGCGCGGCCGTGGAGGTAGCCGCAAGCGTCTAATGATTCATTCTTGTATTGCCTATCGATAAATTGTCGTATTTAATTTTgacatttttttagaaaaagaggatATAACATTGCTCTCTGTATCTGGGCGATGcttattttattaattattcacaaagacattATAAAGTAATACATCAGTAAGTCTAAAGCTACCATCTTGGAAACacttgccgctactcctatcctctTGATGAAGGTGTGCCGAATGTCCGAGCCAAATACCAAATAGACATCACACCAAAGGCTAACATCTAAAGACGAGTACCCCATCCAAGCCATAATGTCAGGACTGGGTGACACACCGGTCCGGCGCACTCTCAGTGTACACCACATGCACACGCTGCAAGGAGTGTCACCACCGTCTTTCAtcgatccatcttcagagcagatacTGACGCATCGACCTTGCCAGACCTCTCTGCCATCGATGCCACCACGACGCTAGACAACGTCGTCCTCCTACGCGAGTTCATCGCCGCACATCGGACgtcgagtctccactgcgccatgccgtcgagatccgccgccatcaatgtataggatgaagcaccgctccaccaaagatgcCGTCCACTGTTCCCTCGAGCCCGtatacacctccaagaatgacgcccccaagggggaGACGACACaagagcgccgccgtcatccgatctactgatctagagTTTCCCCTGGAGGTAGCAGACACTGGTCTGAAACTTCTCAACGGTGATGCCTTTAAGAAGGAAACGGCACAGAAGAGCActgccatcgccggccttggcaGCTAGCCGAgagcaagttttcacccagatcgGTTCAAAGAACCTCCATCAAGCGTCTTGTGCACGGATCGCCGTCTTCTCTGACGGGGACTAGACAAAAAGGGTCCAGCCGCTGCCGCCTGACCGGCCACGACACCACCACGATGCCTAACAGCCGGCGTGGTCAGGCACACCACGCTAGCCCATTGCCACAGAACCGAGCCACCGGCCCACCCAAGCCCATCTGGGTCGGGCGAGATCCGTGAACCCGGCCTGCCACCACAGGAGCGCCTCCCGCGGCTTATTGCTATGTAGAGGTTGGGCGTGTGCTCATTGTGTTATGTATTTTCTCGATGCTTCATTTTGAGTAAATAAAATCCATTCTTTGTCAATAATGATAGCCTTCCATAAAAAAAGAACTGCAAGAAATTTCGTTAACAGAAAACTAACTAAAAATCCTTTTCCTCAAATTTCACCTAAAATCCGTTTTCTAGAAACCGAGCTGTATCCAAACAACTACTTACGTATCTGCGTAGGTCATACATACATAATAAGAACAAAAGAAGCAGGTATCCGCAAACGCCAAGCGACGGCATCCTTCGGCTCCGCGGTTGCTCTCGATTCCACGAAAATGAAGGCAACATCCTGATTTATTAACAGTTATTACAACGTCTCCGCTTGGGTTTCTTGCCACGCTTTGCCGATGAAAACAACAACAAACAAGCGAATCCAGCCTTTTGCTTGTCCTTGGTGTGTGGTACATCGTTTTCCACAATTCCCATCGGTAACCGCGAAAATGTTGTGACGACAAAGAAGAAACGAGAAGATAAGAAAAACATGTGATGCCAAGCAGAGCAGAGCACCCACCCTCGTATCATGTCGACGACACTTGCTGTGCCTATATAACATTGGGACCATCTTCCACCGCACCTGCTCTAGTTGTACCGCACTACCACACAGTTTTATTATTGCAGTAAGATGGAGGTCGACGTGGCAGCAACTAGACTCGGAGTCGGAGGTGATGTGTCTTCTCCTTCATCGCTGAGCCTGCTCTGCGGTCTCGCTGCGCTGCTCGTCCTCCTGTGGGCGGTCTCCCGGGCCGCCGAGACATGCTGGCTGAGGCCACGGCGGCTCAGCCGGGCGCTCAGGGCGCAGGGCCTGGGCGGCGCGGCGTACCGCTTTCCCGCCGGGGACCTCGCGGACAACGGCCGGCTCAACGAGGAGGCTCGGTCCAAGCCCATGCCGCTGTGCCACGACATTGTACCCCGTGTGGCGCCACACCTCGTCAACATCGTCAAGGAACACGGTAGGAGAATTTTGTTGTTGCTCAAGTTGAATTTCTCTCTGGTCCAATATGTCTTTCTTTTTTTTTCGTTTTCCCGACATGAAAATTGATGTTACAGTATACTGAAGTATCTATGTTACTATTGCTCTTCTTGTACGGGCATCTGATGAATTAATCCTGCTCAAGGCAGCATTAAAAACAAGATATTATTGCTGTCTCAACTTCATTTTTTCTCCAATTCCCGCGGAAAAAAATCATTTTCCCCAAAAGTTTCTGACGGCAATCAGTTTTGAACTGCATGTAGGCAACGTTTGCATCACCTGGTTTGGACCAGTCCTAAGGATGGTCATAGCAGAGCCAAAGCTAGTGAGAGAGATCCTATCTGACAAGTCCGGCCATTTCGAAAAATTCACCAACAAACGTCTGGGAAAACTGATAGCCCTTGGGCTTGCGAGCTACGACGGTGAGAAATGGGCGATGCACAGAAGAATCTTAAACCCCGCTTTCCATCTCGAAAAGCTCAAGGTAGTACTATTCTTTCTTACTAGGCTAGCTCCTAACCCGATCagggtgtgtgtgcacgcgcgctaACTGAAGCTGTTTACAGAGCATGTTGCCGGCTTTCTCGACATGCTGCACCGAGTTGATAAGCAGCTGGGAAAGTAAATTAGCCGGTTCTGATGGATCACATGAAATAGACATATGGGAGGATTTCCAGAACCTAACCGGAGACGTGATCTCTCGCACGTCGTTCGGTAGCAGCTTCATGGAAGGGCGAAGGATCTTCCAGCTTCAGGCAGAGCAAGCAGAGCGAATTATCAAGGCCTTCCAGTATATGTACATCCCAGGCTACCTGTAAGCTGCACACTTCCTGTACCAATTACTCTTGACAGTCCTTTTTATTCTGAAGTACAGTAAGTTTTTTCCTTGTAAGAATGGAAGTAAGCATGAATGATGCGACTGGCCTTTTTCAGCTTCTTTCCGACTGAAAACAACAAGAGGATGAAGCAGATCAACCGAGAGATTGAAGGGCTCCTGAGAGGCATCATCGAGAAGCGGGAGCGCGCAATGGAGAACGACGGGCTTGGCGGCGACGACTTGCTTGGCCTGATGCTGCAGTCGAACAAGGAGAGGGGGACGTCAAGGATGAGGATGAGCACCGAGGATGTGATCGAGGAGTGCAAGCTCTTCTACTTCGCGGGGATGGAGACCACGTCCGTGCTGCTCACCTGGACGCTGGTCGTCCTGGGCATGCACCCCGAGTGGCAGGATCGGGCCAGGGAAGAAGTCCTCAGCGTCTTCGGCAAGGACAAGCCCAACTTCGACGGCCTCAGTCGACTCAAAACGGCAAGTGTCTCTCACACTTTACTTTTAAGTCTCGCCTAGAAGCCATTGCTGACTATGATTTGGCTCGGATTTCCTTGTCCAGGTGACGATGATACTGTATGAGGTGCTCAGGCTGTACCCACCGGCGGTTACGCTGAACCGGAAGACATCCAGAGAGATGCAGATTGGAGGTATCACCTACCCTGCGggcgtgctgctggagctgccgaTAATCATGGTTCACCACAACCCGGATGTATGGGGGAAAGACGTGCTGGAGTTCAAGCCGGAGAGGTTTGCGGAGGGGATCTCCAAGGCAACCAAGGACCAGCCGGTCTTCTTCCCGTTCGGCTGGGGCCCGAGGATTTGCATCGGCCAGAACTTCGCGATGCTGGAAGCCAAGATGGCGCTCAGCATGATCCTTCAGCGTTTCGAGTTCCAGCTCTCACCTTCCTACACGCATGCGCCGTACACAGTCATCACACTGCATCCTCAGCATGGAGCGCAGATTATACTCAAGAGTCTCTGATCGTCATCTTGTCTTGCAGCTTTGTCGACCTGTCGTGGGTAAGTTACCTGTGGGGTAACTTGGTAAGTGTAAGAAGTAGATTGAATCAAGTGAACTACTACTAGACTGTTTCATTGTATCCTAAAACTGGGTATTTGTACATGGTTAAGTACGTGTTGTTCACACCGGTTACGAGGAACACAACTGTTACCAAAGTTGGTTTATACAGGGAAAAGGTGCctgaaaacaaacaaacaaacaaacaaaaaagaaaaaaggtgCCTCTTCAGAGGAGGCACCAATACAGAAAGGAGGCGCCCATATGGACACATGCGTCAGGCGTCCATACGGACACATGCGTCCGCCCGGGGCCAAATTTAATGTTTTGGAAAAAAACCAACGCCCACACGTAGCGTTTGCAGATCGCCCACACGCCTCTATCACCATTCATTTTGCCACGTAtaaatagatgacatcagcagaaatctttttgggtttcggcttaaaaatgttttatctcctaaataaaaaggcgaactaaaaatccgttttcaccattaaatccgtctcgacgagatcttcaaaactagaccccatgttgatatgcttcgatgaatttttttttttgcccagaagttgccatgatgtttacactatagttgccatagtgcttaaactaaagttgccatgtggcatttttagtttgtagatcatggcaattttaattttttgatgatggcaattccagtactttgatcatgaaaaaaatattttttttattgaaccatgacaattttaagtgcatgtatcatgacaattttagtttatggtgcatggcaagtctagtttcttaatctccgttttataatatgttaaaatttacttttaaatgtaaaagaaaaatagttgaaacatatcatgacaacttcagtgtaaatatcatggcaattcatgtgcaatagacatggcaacttttaaccaaAAAAAATTTCGCCGAAATATatcgatatgagatctagttttgaatatctcatcgtgagggatttaatggtgaaaacggatcttcaatcgtatttttcatttaagagataaaacattttaaaaactgaaaatccaaaaagattctcgcatgcatgcatgcgatgacgtggcaatctatTTGCATTAGAGACCTGTGGTGCGTCTCCTTTACTGTCACACGTGTGACAATTATCGACGTCCTAATGTTttaaggtggtgtttggttctctagtcctaggactttttctagtcccaactaaaaagtccataGTCCCTAAAAAGTTCCTTCCTGTTTGTTTTtagagactaaaaagtccctagtccctttctagaggttattaaatgaccatgttgcccctagtatatagaaaaataataaTCAAACAACACCATGAGGTGGCGGGCCAATGagtgcatggaggggcattgttggaaaagtttcaaaaagtctcaaaaagactctccttgagagtcttcttcatttagtcccaaatgcctagtttagtccctaaaaagtccctcccgtttggtaaaaagtccctaagagggactttttctagtccctacacaaaaaagtccctaaAAATAAACACCCCCTAAGTCTTTTGCGAAAATTTAGCAGGATCTGACTCTTGTTCGAAAGAATTTCAGGATCTGACATTTTTCTATCGCCGTAGTCTCTGTCACCAAGGTAACATTGCCTATCGCCACGGTCTTCGACGATAGAATTTAACTATGTTATAATGTCGTCATAACATGAAAAATACCCACCTTCAAAATCCTTGACGGTAGACCATCATACCCTACGCATGCATGTCGGCTGGGCTGGACGGTGTTTTGCAGTTATGTGGCTGCAAATGTGCAGGCTGCCTGCGCTGCCTACTCCATGCCTAGCTACCTACCTGTGCATCCCATCAATTGTTCAAGTTTGTGGCATGTCCAAGCTAGGAGCTACTCCCTTCgttttagactagccacaatggagagtaacatacactagtaatatacacatatctctagactatgttactacctccatagtgggtagtaacataagtgtggtaacatgcaaagctttatttattaagtgatagactcatattgcattgtgacatgtgatgttacagtaactagctaagttactcaaactacctctctcctcattaactcattgccatatAAGCAAATTTACTAAGttagactcgatgttactgctgaatttACTCACTGTGGCTAGTCTTAAAATATAGCGTGCCCGCGTTTTTCGAGGTTAAAATTTGACCATAAATCTAACCAATGAGACCGACCAGTGAATTCGTATTAaaaaaaagtttttaattatataatttttgcttCCGCTACGGtcagtctcgttggttaaatttatggtcaaagttaaaGCGCGAAAACCGAGAACAcactatattttgaaacggagggactaCGTGCTAGTAGTGATGCATGTGGGTGGAAAGAGAAAGGAAAAGATGGATGCAATGTTCGTGCATACTATGCAGTGCGTCAGAGAGAGCAATGGTTGCATGCACTCACATGCGCCTTGTAATAGTGTATAGCCTACCGCCAAGGACAATGGTGATAGGGTTACATAGCTTAccgccaaaggctctggcggtaaGATATGTTGCACGTTAAATGGTCGTGACGGCGTAGTTAAGTCCTACCGCCACTGACATTGGTGGTAGGTTGTGTAACCCTACCACCGATGACTACGACGGTAAGAAAAGGGTCAAAACCTGATTTTTTTCGAAATAGGATCAGATCCGGCTATACTTTCGCAAAAGGGTCAAGACACCAAATTTGGCCTCCGCCCGGCGCTTCACGCAAACAACAAATACCTATGGCATTTTAAGGCGTCTTCAACCAATCTTCTAAAAGGGATATGGTATTCGTCCATGGAAAGTGATGCGGTCAACCAAACGAAATTTGAACAAACGTATAGATTTCATGCAAACCAGATGATTTCCATTTAAACTAGACCAAAATCATGGCATTTTCAACACAAAGCAGACATGTTTTTTTAACATAGCAAAACCTAGTCTACATCTTTGTTGTCCCTGGAGGCGTCCATGTTCCATGTCCTGTTCTTCCCCATGTCCAGCGAGCTCAACGGCCATTACCTCCGGGAAGTGAAGATAAGGATCGCCGACGAGGGGAAGAGTAGGACATGGGACATGGAGGTGCCCACGTTCATGTCCCACCTTCTACACTTCCATGCCAGAGTCCGCTATGTGGATATCACCCATCGAGGTCAAAGTTGAATATTTGAGGACTCTTCCATCAATTTAATCAAAATAATAGTGGATAAAACATGAATAACATAATAGCGATGATAATCAAAACAAACAACAAACTACTGAAACTAGTCATGCAGTCGAGGTGATAAGAAATAAGTATCATATTCATATCGATTGCTACTAGTTGTAAGCCAAATGCTAATCCTAAAAAAGAGGATACAATGGCATACGGAGCAGCGGAAGAGGAAGCAGGTGCACGGTTCATGAACTCGCGGTAGGTTTGCCCCTCTGCCAGCCGGTGATGCGCGAGAGGGCGAGGTTGTACATTGGTCCTCCAACGCGAGTCGGAGCACCTACACTAGCGGCCTCGGCTGCTCATCCTCCATGACGTCGTTGAAGTGCGCATGCGCCTGTGCAATGGTGAAGCCAGTACGGACCAGCGCAAGCACGGATGCCGGATCGTCGTCAGATGCCTCCTGCATTGTCGGTCCTCGTTGCTCACCTCCAGGGAGCTTTCCTGCAAGCTAACAACTATCCTCTGCGCATGACAGGCCTGCCAGTTAGCCGCAAGACTATGAGTATTGGGCTTCAGATCAGGTGCTCTAACTCTACACTTGTTAGTGCCTTCTCTGATGCTGATTGGGTTGGCTGTAGTAATGAtagaaaatcaataggagcactttcagTATTTTTTGGCTCTAATCTTACTTCTTAGTGTCAGAAAGCGGACTACGATATCAAGTCAAGCACAGAGGTTGGATACAAATCTTTGGTAGATGTAACTACTGAGATCATTTGGATGGAATCCTTGCTTGCACAATTTGGGATTAAACAACATCGTGTGTCCTATTTATGGTGTGATAATTGAGGAGCAACTTATTTGTCTGCTATCTTTCATGATATGACCAAACGCGTCAAGATTAATTTTCACTTTCTACGAGAAAGAGTTGCAAAAAAGAAGTTGGAGATATGATTCATTTCATCCAAGACCAATTGGCAAACGGGTTCAAAAAGCCCTTACAGTAAGGCCAttcgaggaattcaagaggaatttaAATTTAGGACAACTTAAATTAAGAGAGGGTGTTAGATAATATGGTTTAATTCCATATCGTAATCTCAACTACACTTATCTCTATTCCCTCTCGCACTTATCCCTTTCTCTCACCTGTACACGCTGCATCTAAGCGATCGGCATGTACTTGCATGCCACGACAGGGGCTCTTCCTGTGGCACATAAATAAAGTTCATGTGTCAC
The Triticum dicoccoides isolate Atlit2015 ecotype Zavitan chromosome 3A, WEW_v2.0, whole genome shotgun sequence genome window above contains:
- the LOC119268441 gene encoding cytochrome P450 72A13-like translates to MEVDVAATRLGVGGDVSSPSSLSLLCGLAALLVLLWAVSRAAETCWLRPRRLSRALRAQGLGGAAYRFPAGDLADNGRLNEEARSKPMPLCHDIVPRVAPHLVNIVKEHGNVCITWFGPVLRMVIAEPKLVREILSDKSGHFEKFTNKRLGKLIALGLASYDGEKWAMHRRILNPAFHLEKLKSMLPAFSTCCTELISSWESKLAGSDGSHEIDIWEDFQNLTGDVISRTSFGSSFMEGRRIFQLQAEQAERIIKAFQYMYIPGYLFFPTENNKRMKQINREIEGLLRGIIEKRERAMENDGLGGDDLLGLMLQSNKERGTSRMRMSTEDVIEECKLFYFAGMETTSVLLTWTLVVLGMHPEWQDRAREEVLSVFGKDKPNFDGLSRLKTVTMILYEVLRLYPPAVTLNRKTSREMQIGGITYPAGVLLELPIIMVHHNPDVWGKDVLEFKPERFAEGISKATKDQPVFFPFGWGPRICIGQNFAMLEAKMALSMILQRFEFQLSPSYTHAPYTVITLHPQHGAQIILKSL